One genomic window of Sphingobacterium oryzagri includes the following:
- a CDS encoding class I SAM-dependent methyltransferase yields MKNRLYKAMNHHRLISDNIVSFYTKASEETRLEKGMGIFEFERIKILIQKYIPCQKATILDIGGGTGKYAAWLAAAGHQVHLIDPVLKHIGIARHRSSKLKNKFSVHLGEARQLDFPDHVADLIILHGPLYHLPNEYDRALAIKEAKRVLKYNGIILGFAISYTASTLVGLTNGLIHKRSFFRCVYKSLRQVFIIHLKICPGFWRKHFITDRNS; encoded by the coding sequence TTGAAAAATAGATTATACAAAGCAATGAATCATCATCGATTGATTAGTGACAACATCGTAAGTTTTTACACGAAAGCTTCCGAAGAGACCCGACTCGAAAAGGGCATGGGAATTTTTGAGTTTGAACGGATTAAAATACTTATACAAAAGTATATTCCCTGCCAAAAAGCGACCATATTGGATATCGGTGGCGGCACAGGCAAGTACGCAGCCTGGCTGGCAGCCGCTGGACATCAGGTTCATTTGATTGATCCTGTTTTAAAACATATTGGTATAGCGCGGCACAGATCAAGTAAATTAAAGAATAAATTCTCTGTGCATTTAGGTGAAGCGCGCCAGTTAGACTTTCCTGATCATGTAGCTGATTTAATCATTCTTCATGGTCCGCTTTACCATCTTCCAAACGAATACGATCGGGCGCTTGCCATCAAAGAAGCAAAAAGAGTTTTGAAATACAACGGAATTATTCTTGGTTTCGCGATCAGTTATACCGCTTCGACGTTAGTTGGCCTCACGAATGGTTTAATCCATAAGCGTTCTTTTTTTCGATGTGTATACAAGAGCTTACGACAGGTCTTCATAATCCACCTGAAGATTTGCCCTGGCTTTTGGCGGAAGCATTTTATCACCGACCGGAACAGCTAA
- a CDS encoding carboxymuconolactone decarboxylase family protein, whose product MENRLNIQNLEPEAYEIMFALENYLQKSQLSKTHLELIKIRASQINGCAFCIDMHTKDALRNGETTQRIFLLNSWKDTKLFTQQERNILAITEEITLINNDGLSDKTYLEAEKLFEKITSLK is encoded by the coding sequence ATGGAAAATCGATTAAACATACAAAACCTGGAACCCGAAGCTTACGAAATAATGTTTGCATTGGAAAACTACCTTCAAAAGTCACAGCTTTCCAAAACCCATCTAGAACTCATCAAAATAAGAGCCTCACAAATCAATGGCTGCGCATTTTGTATTGATATGCATACAAAAGACGCATTAAGGAATGGAGAAACTACGCAACGGATTTTTTTATTGAATAGCTGGAAAGACACGAAATTATTTACCCAACAAGAGCGAAATATTCTAGCCATCACTGAAGAAATAACGTTAATCAATAATGATGGATTAAGTGATAAAACCTACCTTGAAGCCGAAAAACTTTTTGAAAAAATTACATCGCTCAAATAA
- a CDS encoding Crp/Fnr family transcriptional regulator: MEKNLINHLKKYVAIDPNSELDIANFFQTKHFAKKENLLEFDTTCKYHFFVLQGCLRMFFINDKGVEQTIQFAIENWWLTDYFAFEYGKKTEFIIQAVEPTTVLQIDNQSQEKLIHTFPALERYFRLIFQRAYSASQLRTKYLYGFSREQFYHHFNDNFPAFTQRIPQHVLASFLNMTPEYLSEIKNKSRP; this comes from the coding sequence ATGGAAAAAAATCTAATTAATCACCTAAAAAAATATGTCGCTATCGATCCTAATAGCGAATTGGATATTGCAAACTTTTTCCAAACTAAACACTTTGCAAAAAAGGAAAACCTACTCGAATTCGATACCACATGCAAGTATCATTTCTTCGTTCTCCAAGGTTGCTTGCGGATGTTTTTTATCAACGACAAAGGGGTGGAACAAACTATCCAGTTTGCCATTGAAAATTGGTGGTTAACGGATTATTTTGCTTTTGAGTATGGAAAGAAGACCGAATTTATCATACAGGCAGTAGAACCTACTACAGTTCTCCAAATCGACAATCAGAGTCAAGAAAAATTAATACACACATTTCCAGCTTTAGAACGTTACTTTAGGCTTATTTTTCAACGGGCATATTCTGCATCTCAACTTCGGACAAAATACCTGTACGGCTTCTCTCGTGAGCAATTCTATCATCATTTTAACGACAATTTTCCAGCGTTTACGCAACGGATACCGCAACATGTCTTAGCTTCGTTCCTCAATATGACGCCAGAGTATTTAAGTGAAATCAAAAATAAATCGCGCCCTTAA